From one Candidatus Palauibacter australiensis genomic stretch:
- a CDS encoding ArgE/DapE family deacylase: MKATASDGALTPEERRGTEAVDPERLFAVLADLIAIESVANRETPAQERVAAEMRAIGLETDVWEIDFERLRRHPAYTADVERHEGLGVVGSTGRGDGRTLILNGHVDVVPAGEIERWTSPPFELTKRDGRLFGRGVVDMKGQLCSALAAAWALHDAGIELDGALQIQSVIGEEDGGAGMLATIERGHTGDGAIVVEPTEFVIAPAQAGALSFRLTVPGLAAHGAMREEGVDPVEKFIPIFQRLRALEADRNRDVADPLFRGEALPYALTMGRLRAGIWPSTVAESLVVEGRYGVTPGEDLAGARRALEHAVAEAASGDAWLRDHPPTVEWVGAQFAAGRTDARDPVVGTLAGAVRSLGRTEPRVGGVRYGADMRLLVNDGHVPTVLFGPGDVREAHRPDESIRAADLVELARILAVTAIRFCGIRR; the protein is encoded by the coding sequence GTGAAGGCGACCGCGAGCGACGGCGCGCTGACCCCTGAGGAACGCCGCGGCACGGAGGCCGTGGATCCGGAACGGCTCTTCGCGGTTCTGGCCGACCTGATCGCGATCGAGAGCGTCGCGAACCGCGAGACGCCGGCCCAGGAGCGGGTCGCCGCGGAGATGCGGGCCATCGGTCTCGAGACGGACGTGTGGGAGATCGACTTCGAGCGGCTGCGCCGGCACCCCGCCTACACCGCCGACGTGGAGCGTCACGAAGGCCTCGGGGTCGTCGGAAGCACGGGACGCGGTGACGGCCGGACGCTGATCCTGAACGGGCATGTCGATGTCGTCCCCGCCGGCGAGATCGAGCGCTGGACGTCCCCGCCCTTCGAACTCACCAAGCGCGACGGGCGCCTGTTCGGGCGCGGGGTCGTGGACATGAAGGGGCAGCTGTGCAGCGCGTTGGCGGCGGCGTGGGCGCTGCACGATGCCGGCATCGAACTCGATGGTGCTCTGCAGATCCAGAGCGTGATCGGCGAGGAGGACGGCGGCGCCGGGATGCTGGCTACGATCGAGCGCGGACACACCGGCGACGGGGCGATCGTCGTCGAGCCGACGGAGTTCGTCATCGCGCCCGCGCAGGCCGGCGCGCTCAGTTTCCGGCTCACGGTTCCCGGCCTCGCCGCGCACGGGGCGATGCGGGAAGAGGGCGTGGACCCGGTCGAGAAGTTCATCCCCATCTTCCAGCGACTCCGGGCCCTGGAGGCGGACCGGAACCGCGACGTGGCCGACCCGCTCTTCCGCGGCGAAGCGCTGCCGTACGCCCTGACCATGGGACGGCTCCGGGCGGGGATCTGGCCCTCCACCGTGGCCGAGAGCCTCGTCGTCGAGGGGCGCTACGGCGTCACGCCCGGAGAAGACCTCGCCGGGGCGCGCCGCGCGCTCGAACACGCCGTGGCGGAGGCGGCCTCCGGTGACGCCTGGCTGCGCGACCACCCACCCACGGTCGAGTGGGTCGGGGCGCAGTTCGCGGCGGGCCGCACGGACGCGCGCGACCCCGTGGTCGGCACGCTGGCCGGCGCCGTGCGGTCGCTCGGCCGCACGGAACCCCGCGTCGGGGGCGTGCGCTACGGCGCGGACATGCGGCTCCTCGTCAACGACGGCCACGTGCCCACGGTGCTCTTCGGCCCCGGCGACGTCCGCGAGGCTCACCGCCCCGACGAGAGCATCCGCGCCGCCGACCTCGTCGAACTGGCCCGCATCCTCGCCGTCACCGCCATCCGCTTCTGCGGCATCCGGCGGTGA
- a CDS encoding amidase produces MSARTSIAIRLALSFALAFTAAPLALRAQTFAVEETTIAQVHAAFRAGDLTCEGLVQSYLDRIDAYDKQGPRLNSIAVVNPRAVEEARALDAAFASGGLTGPLHCIPVLLKDQVETSDMPTTYGSALFAGYMSERDGTIVTRMKEAGALIIAKTNMGEFASRYVGSGFGIIRNAYDPGRNPSGSSGGTGSGVAANLGLIGIGEDTGGSIRGPAAVASLVGLRPTLPLVSRFGMMPANPTTDTMGPMTRTVMDAAILLDVIAGYDPNDPVTAYSVGQVPDSYADGLEAGALAGARIGVIREPMDRSVDTTSEGFQQVRARVEAAVGALRDLGAEVFDVAVPGIERVSAIFGANFYETEEVTDAYLAELRDPPYRTLASILLSGRVNPWRAAGMADLLGKTIRDPGYLQYLLDREQVRTDVIATMAEHDLDAFVYATFDHPPAPIAADVETNPAPNDRYALGDNRSLSPLTGFPALTVPAGFTDDGLPVGLEFLGRPFTEAMLLGFGYAYEQATNHRRPPPTTPPLGG; encoded by the coding sequence ATGTCTGCTCGAACGTCGATCGCAATCCGGTTGGCCCTCTCGTTCGCCCTGGCGTTCACGGCGGCTCCCCTCGCACTCCGGGCACAGACATTCGCGGTCGAGGAGACCACGATCGCGCAGGTCCATGCCGCCTTCCGGGCGGGCGACCTCACCTGCGAGGGCCTGGTTCAGAGCTACCTGGACCGGATCGACGCCTACGACAAGCAGGGGCCGCGGCTCAACTCGATCGCCGTCGTCAACCCGCGCGCCGTCGAGGAGGCCCGAGCCCTCGACGCCGCCTTCGCCTCCGGAGGCCTCACCGGGCCGCTGCACTGCATCCCCGTCCTCCTCAAGGACCAGGTCGAGACGAGCGACATGCCGACGACCTACGGATCGGCGCTCTTCGCCGGCTACATGTCGGAGCGCGACGGGACCATCGTGACGCGGATGAAGGAGGCGGGCGCCCTCATCATCGCGAAGACGAACATGGGCGAGTTCGCGTCGCGCTACGTCGGCTCCGGGTTCGGGATCATCCGCAACGCGTACGACCCGGGACGGAACCCCAGCGGCTCCTCCGGCGGCACGGGATCCGGCGTGGCGGCGAATCTCGGCCTGATCGGCATCGGCGAGGACACGGGCGGCTCCATTCGGGGCCCGGCCGCCGTCGCCTCGCTCGTCGGCCTCCGTCCCACGCTTCCCCTCGTGAGCCGGTTCGGGATGATGCCCGCCAACCCCACGACCGACACGATGGGTCCGATGACCCGCACCGTGATGGACGCGGCCATCCTCCTCGACGTCATCGCCGGCTACGACCCCAACGACCCGGTGACGGCGTATTCCGTGGGACAGGTCCCGGACTCCTACGCGGACGGACTCGAGGCGGGGGCGCTGGCGGGCGCCCGGATCGGCGTCATCCGCGAGCCGATGGACCGCTCCGTGGACACGACATCGGAAGGGTTCCAGCAGGTGCGCGCCCGCGTAGAGGCGGCGGTCGGCGCTCTCCGCGATCTGGGGGCCGAGGTATTCGACGTCGCCGTCCCAGGGATCGAACGAGTGAGCGCCATCTTCGGCGCCAACTTCTACGAGACCGAGGAGGTCACCGACGCCTACCTCGCCGAACTCCGCGACCCGCCGTATCGCACGCTCGCATCCATCCTGCTGAGCGGCCGCGTCAACCCGTGGCGGGCCGCCGGCATGGCGGATCTCCTGGGGAAGACGATCCGCGACCCCGGCTATCTCCAGTATCTGCTCGACCGCGAGCAGGTCCGGACGGACGTCATCGCGACGATGGCGGAGCACGATCTCGACGCCTTCGTCTACGCCACCTTCGACCACCCGCCGGCCCCGATCGCCGCCGATGTCGAGACGAACCCCGCCCCGAACGACCGCTACGCCCTCGGTGACAACCGCTCGCTGAGCCCGCTCACGGGCTTTCCGGCGCTCACCGTGCCCGCGGGCTTCACGGACGACGGCCTCCCGGTCGGTCTCGAGTTCCTGGGCCGCCCCTTCACGGAGGCGATGCTCCTCGGCTTCGGCTACGCCTACGAGCAGGCGACGAACCACCGCCGCCCGCCGCCCACCACCCCGCCCCTCGGTGGTTGA
- a CDS encoding type II toxin-antitoxin system VapC family toxin, protein MRRDASPRRQGAGLGGDQAPDRRREAPFREKAGPPLIFVDANVFMYFVGSENPRRDEARSFFERSRERNTPLVTSAEILQELLHVYVSRDQLHRLRPAFDLVEATVTEVWSVHREDVQTACNMVVQHPELEARDLVHLACCIRREPDDLMTFDRALAAAWRSRSPRKS, encoded by the coding sequence GTGCGACGCGATGCATCCCCCCGGCGCCAAGGAGCCGGATTGGGAGGAGACCAAGCGCCTGATCGGCGAAGGGAAGCTCCGTTCCGCGAGAAAGCTGGGCCTCCTTTGATTTTCGTCGATGCCAACGTCTTCATGTACTTCGTCGGTTCCGAAAATCCCCGCCGAGACGAGGCCCGATCCTTCTTCGAGCGGTCGAGGGAGCGGAATACCCCGCTCGTGACGTCCGCCGAGATTCTTCAGGAACTCCTGCACGTCTACGTCAGCAGGGATCAGCTACACCGACTGCGCCCAGCGTTCGATCTTGTTGAAGCCACCGTGACCGAGGTCTGGTCCGTCCACCGTGAGGACGTGCAAACGGCCTGTAACATGGTCGTCCAACATCCGGAACTTGAGGCGCGCGATCTTGTTCACCTTGCCTGCTGCATCCGGCGGGAGCCCGACGACCTCATGACGTTCGACCGGGCGCTGGCCGCGGCGTGGCGTTCCCGGTCGCCCCGCAAGAGCTGA